From Veillonella dispar, one genomic window encodes:
- a CDS encoding (2Fe-2S)-binding protein has product MELVLNINNKNVTVNVPTDEMLLDTLRNLGYYSVRCGCDTTNCGLCTVWVDDEIILSCAYPTFRAPGHKITTLEGLQEEAELLADCIASEGADQCGFCTTGMMMSAINLKRKNPKASDDEIREYLIGNLCRCTGYESQLRGVRKFLEGGLK; this is encoded by the coding sequence ATGGAATTAGTACTTAATATTAATAATAAAAATGTAACTGTTAATGTGCCAACTGATGAAATGTTGTTGGATACATTGCGTAATCTTGGTTACTACAGCGTACGTTGTGGCTGTGACACAACAAACTGTGGGCTTTGCACTGTATGGGTAGATGATGAAATTATCTTGTCTTGTGCGTACCCTACATTCCGTGCACCAGGTCACAAAATTACTACATTAGAAGGCTTACAAGAAGAGGCTGAATTATTGGCGGATTGTATTGCTAGTGAAGGTGCTGACCAATGTGGTTTCTGCACAACTGGCATGATGATGAGTGCTATCAACTTGAAACGTAAAAATCCAAAGGCTAGTGATGATGAAATTCGCGAGTACCTCATCGGTAACTTGTGCCGTTGTACTGGCTATGAATCACAACTTCGAGGGGTTCGTAAATTCTTAGAAGGAGGCCTGAAATAA